In the Terriglobia bacterium genome, one interval contains:
- a CDS encoding SHOCT domain-containing protein — protein MNVVVNNVYIRRRLRLRIQPEDGTAAYEAIFKGLFMLGEIPSVGDRLTLRVDPANPQHFDYDKASTEMAQAASAASDSGDSRFSDEHLSHEHLPHERLSDELARLADLHKRGALTDSEFAAAKKKLLR, from the coding sequence ATGAACGTGGTCGTCAACAACGTTTATATTCGGCGTCGCCTGCGCCTGCGCATCCAGCCCGAAGATGGCACCGCAGCCTACGAAGCTATTTTCAAGGGCCTCTTCATGCTCGGAGAAATCCCTTCCGTTGGTGACCGCCTCACTCTGCGCGTTGATCCCGCCAACCCACAGCACTTCGACTACGACAAAGCATCCACCGAAATGGCCCAAGCCGCCTCCGCAGCATCCGATTCCGGCGACTCACGCTTTTCCGACGAACATTTGTCCCACGAACATTTGCCTCACGAACGCTTGTCCGACGAGCTGGCCCGGCTCGCCGACCTTCATAAACGCGGCGCTCTCACCGACTCCGAGTTTGCCGCCGCCAAAAAGAAACTCCTGCGCTGA